One Ogataea parapolymorpha DL-1 chromosome VI, whole genome shotgun sequence DNA window includes the following coding sequences:
- a CDS encoding cystathionine gamma-synthase produces the protein MPVSQTIGAPIPNNTEHAVSVTLPTWEATVGYEEGQDWVVNQMHSGYPRFFIHSKVKELSRLLELNYAKENEKSMIFPSYQVAKRCREFIRAKSLLPNCPVRILQLSTEAPKTDEEKSYKVEAHIAVVFFPGSEFSLAKAYWQHAGEGVSSRLGEYVLNEMGEKLESTAAKGRRPSSGRNSRSSISSLQNNQEYSTFVEERFGRNLDLRFAKEAKAILRNRIASHISPQLGDDNVYLCCSGMNAIFLAHQMLLKTLEKKDQKSVCFGFPYVDTLNILKKWGAGVHFYGFGDDNSLDALEKRLEDGEPILSLFCECPSNPLLKTPDLIRIKKLADKYDFAVVVDDTVGNITNIDVIRYCDIVTSSLTKVFSGDSNVMGGSMVLNPASKYYKIFKDYLTENFEDILWDQDAIYLERNSRDFEARSKKINHNAVQVLEFFEKSPLLDSVYYPSTMPSKKHYDALKKPDGGYGGLMSIVFKEQTDAVCFFNNVKLSKGPSLGTNFTLICPYSILAHYQELDVIEQWGVDRNLVRLSIGLEPTQELLATLKEALDTAEEQHHV, from the coding sequence atgCCTGTTTCGCAAACCATCGGGGCACCGATCCCCAACAACACCGAACACGCCGTGTCTGTGACCCTGCCGACGTGGGAAGCCACCGTCGGCTACGAAGAGGGCCAGGACTGGGTCGTCAACCAGATGCATTCGGGCTACCCTCGTTTTTTTATCCACAGTAAAGTGAAAGAGCTCTCACGGCTGTTGGAGCTTAACTATGCCAAGGAAAACGAAAAGTCGATGATCTTTCCGTCGTACCAGGTGGCCAAGCGGTGCCGGGAGTTCATTAGGGCAAAATCTCTGCTGCCAAACTGTCCCGTGCGTATTCTTCAGCTCAGTACGGAGGCCCCTAAGAcggacgaggaaaaatcGTATAAAGTGGAGGCGCACATCGCAGTGGTGTTTTTCCCTGGATCCGAATTCTCGCTTGCCAAGGCGTACTGGCAGCACGCCGGCGAGGGTGTGTCGTCGCGGCTCGGCGAGTATGTCCTGAACGAGATGGgagagaagctggagtcgACTGCGGCAAAGGGCCGCCGGCCATCCTCGGGCAGAAACTCGCggtcgtcgatctcgtcgctcCAGAACAACCAGGAGTACTCGACGTTTGTGGAGGAGCGGTTTGGCAGGAACTTAGACCTGCGGTTTGccaaggaggccaaggcGATCCTCAGAAACAGAATCGCGTCACATATCTCGCCGCAGCTCGGCGACGACAACGTGTATCTGTGCTGTTCGGGCATGAATGCGATATTTCTAGCCCACCAGATGCTACTTAAGacgttggagaaaaaagaccaaaaatCTGTCTGTTTCGGGTTCCCGTACGTCGACACCCTGAATATTCTCAAGAAATGGGGGGCCGGCGTCCATTTCTACGGGTTTGGCGATGATAACTCGCTGGACGCGCTGGAAAAGAGACTGGAGGACGGCGAGCCTATTCTGTCGCTGTTCTGCGAGTGTCCGTCGAACCCACTGCTCAAGACACCGGATTTGATTCggatcaagaagctggccgACAAGTACGACTTTGCGGTCGTTGTGGACGACACTGTGGGGAACATCACCAACATCGACGTTATTAGATACTGTGACATTGTCACATCGTCGCTGACCAAggttttttctggagatTCTAACGTGATGGGCGGGTCGATGGTGCTGAACCCGGCCTCCAAATACTACAAGATTTTTAAGGATTACCTCACCGAGAATTTCGAGGATATTTTGTGGGACCAGGACGCGATCTACTTGGAAAGAAACTCTAGAGACTTCGAGGCGCGGtccaagaagatcaaccACAACGCGGTGCAGGTgctggaattttttgaGAAATCGCCGTTGCTCGACAGCGTGTACTATCCGTCGACGATGCCGTCGAAAAAACACTACGACGCGCTGAAAAAACCAGACGGCGGCTACGGAGGACTCATGTCGATCGTGTTCAAGGAACAGACCGACGCAGTGTGCTTCTTCAACAATGTCAAGCTGTCCAAAGGACCGTCTCTGGGGACCAACTTCACACTTATATGTCCGTACTCAATTCTCGCTCACTACCAGGAACTGGACGTGATTGAGCAATGGGGGGTGGACAGAAACCTTGTGAGACTTAGCATTGGGCTGGAGCCGACCCAGGAACTGCTCGCCACGTTGAAGGAAGCTCTCGACACTGCCGAGGAGCAACACCATGTGTAG
- a CDS encoding DNA-(apurinic or apyrimidinic site) lyase 1: MGGGIFNAVTNAMNVGCNSFALFLKNPKRWVSPMFSDEDASKFVEFCKEHGFNPRTDVLPHGSYFINMANPDPAKAQQSLECFLDDLVRCEKLDIGHYNFHPGSSLGSDHEESLKRLAANINKAIEQTSFVKIVIENMAGHGNLVGGELEDIQKVISMIDKKERVGVCIDTCHTFAAGYDLRDEEAWTKFWDEFDSKIGFQYLSALHINDSKAPLGANRDLHQRLGWGFLGLECFRLLANDPRLEGIPLILEVPVEPKDDSAFGEDIKLLEWLVGKSKDDKEVLEKSIELQKLGEKERKEQLAKFEKKKEKKPAKRAKGQATIAKMVKKQKIEVKVEAEAK; the protein is encoded by the coding sequence ATGGGCGGCGGCATTTTCAACGCCGTGACGAACGCCATGAACGTCGGCTGCAATTCGTTTGCGCTATTCCTCAAAAACCCGAAACGGTGGGTGTCGCCAATGTTCAGCGATGAGGACGCGTCCAAGTTTGTGGAGTTCTGCAAAGAGCACGGCTTCAATCCACGCACAGACGTGCTGCCGCACGGGTCGTACTTCATCAACATGGCCAACCCGGACCCAGCCAAAGCGCAACAGTCTTTAGAGTGTTTTCTTGACGATCTGGTGCGCTgcgagaagctggacatCGGCCACTACAATTTCCATCCCGGTTCGTCGCTGGGGTCCGACCACGAGGAGTCGCTAAAACGCCTGGCCGCTaacatcaacaaggccaTCGAGCAGACCAGTTTCGTCAAGATAGTCATCGAGAACATGGCGGGCCATGGAAACCTCGTTGGAGGAGAGCTCGAGGACATTCAGAAGGTGATTTCGATGATTGACAAGAAAGAGCGCGTCGGTGTTTGCATAGACACGTGCCACACGTTTGCAGCCGGCTACGACCTGCGCGACGAAGAAGCATGGACCAAGTTCTGGGACGAGTTCGACTCCAAGATCGGGTTCCAGTATCTGAGTGCGCTGCACATCAACGACTCCAAGGCTCCGTTGGGAGCCAATAGAGACTTGCACCAGCGGCTGGGATGGGGGTTTCTGGGGCTCGAATGTTTTAGACTGCTCGCAAACGACCCGCGACTCGAAGGCATCCCGCTCATTCTCGAGGTCCCCGTAGAGCCAAAAGACGACTCTGCGTTTGGCGAAGATATTAAGCTGCTGGAATGGCTGGTGGGAAAGTCCAAAGACGACAAggaggtgctggaaaagagcATTGAACTGCAAAAACTGGGCGAAAAGGAGAGAAAAGAGCAACTGGCCAAAttcgaaaagaagaaggagaagaaacCAGCCAAACGGGCCAAGGGCCAGGCCACTATCGCCAAAATGGTCAAAAAGCAAAAGATCGAGGTCAAAGTGGAGGCCGAAGCCAAATAA
- a CDS encoding RNA-binding protein 42, translating to MSSHKKIINTTKTSDRRAAAGTKATRYLHTNQELSIADDKKIDKSLQLLQDIKQASKSDWNPSHFRLFVGNLGQDVDEELLLRSLIKYPSVSKVQVPKDHKKGENKGYGFVSFSDPDDYLRCFKEMNGKYIGSKPVELKKAKSKEPATKKNRKR from the coding sequence atgtctTCGCACAAGAAGATAATTAATACCACCAAAACGTCCGATCGACGTGCCGCTGCCGGCACTAAAGCCACACGATACCTTCACACAAATCAAGAGCTAAGCATTGCCGACGACAAGAAGATTGACAAATCACTCCAGTTGCTTCAGGACATAAAACAGGCCTCGAAGTCGGATTGGAACCCTTCGCACTTTCGACTCTTTGTTGGCAATCTCGGCCAAGAtgtcgacgaggagcttCTACTGCGCTCTTTGATAAAGTATCCTTCGGTCTCAAAAGTGCAAGTTCCCAAAGACCACAAGAAGGGCGAGAATAAGGGCTACGGGTTTGTCTCGTTTAGTGATCCAGACGACTATCTTCGATGCTTCAAGGAGATGAATGGTAAGTACATTGGATCGAAGCCGGTCGAGCTTAAGAAGGCAAAAAGCAAGGAGCCGGCGACAAAGAAAAATAGGAAAAGGTGA
- a CDS encoding Protein required for transcription of rDNA by RNA polymerase I → MQNMMSVQNAPLIDETLKRRYSDNEDVKRRKLDVSEEHGSEVQEEHASDPDFSGKVYSSLVRSALDRMEKDDYSAIDALAAQLALPRSNTESISSDKLVQMLRVLTGEVTRLDNKASVALVQALLKIDWFEYESDDFSRAYSTFLSVLVSGIPKWWNEVATMLVGDFTRREQLDSHHSTLKYIIQVIPTSTNAIPGILKRQFPNKTAPKADLVNYVRNLLFLLGYCDQVRHAVWQLIVENCIKLDVELQNELEELDDEDLEEALNSDEEEEDADDADELSDEDEFLDEEEYQVEIQKVSNLSSKLDSVMRLLMDSAAPVFKQDLSAGIALFNTLATLFKSHVLPTHYTRCIQYLMFYVAQQHPDLTDSFLVMLIDIVFNVNEIGSNRVKAMQYVSSFIARAKSLSKQQLVFVIKYLTSWCSVFVAERENEISNGHGGMERFKILYCVFQGLLYIFCFRHRELKNDKDEWELNLDKFFNKLIISGFNPLKYCNETVVLIFARLAQQVDLCYCFSIIERNKRERLNGIKNMQAGSVFESKQEFLDLEAYFPFDPLILKRSKELVEEHYVEWESIDDSESE, encoded by the exons ATGCAAAACATGATGTCTGTACAGAACGCACCACTCATTGACGAGACGCTCAAGCGAAGGTACTCGGACAATGAGGATGTCAAACGGCGAAAGCTTGACGTGAGCGAGGAGCACGGTTCTGAAGTACAGGAGGAACATGCCTCAGATCCAGACTTCTCGGGCAAAGTGTATAGTTCGCTGGTCCGTTCCGCCCTCGACAGGATGGAAAAG GACGATTACTCTGCTATAGACGCATTGGCCGCACAGCTCGCACTGCCTCGAAGCAATAccgagtcgatctcgtcaGACAAGCTGGTGCAAATGCTGCGTGTTCTGACCGGAGAGGTCACGAGACTCGACAACAAGGCCAGCGTCGCGCTTGTGCAGGCACTCCTTAAAATCGACTGGTTTGAGTACGAGAGCGACGACTTCTCCAGGGCATATTCCACCTTTCTGTCTGTACTCGTATCTGGAATACCAAAGTGGTGGAACGAGGTGGCCACGATGCTTGTTGGCGATTTCACCCGCAGAGAGCAGCTCGACTCGCACCATAGTACGCTCAAATATATTATTCAGGTGATTCCGACATCGACGAACGCCATTCCGGGTATTTTGAAGCGCCAGTTCCCCAATAAGACTGCTCCCAAGGCCGATTTGGTGAACTATGTGCGCAAtctcctttttctgctGGGCTATTGCGACCAGGTGCGCCACGCTGTTTGGCAGCTGATCGTCGAGAACTGCATCAAATTGGACGTGGAGCTACAAaacgagctcgaggagctggacgacgaggatttggaagaggCATTGaacagcgacgaggaggaggaagacgcAGACGATGCCGATGAGCTCagcgacgaagacgagtttctggacgaggaagagtATCAGGTCGAGATACAGAAGGTGAGCAATCTGTCGTCGAAGCTGGATAGTGTGATGCGGCTGCTGATGGACTCCGCGGCGCCCGTTTTCAAACAGGACCTATCTGCGGGCATTGCTCTGTTCAATACGCTGGCCACGCTCTTCAAGTCGCACGTTCTTCCAACACATTATACCCGATGCATCCAATATCTCATGTTCTATGTTGCGCAGCAGCATCCGGACCTCACAGACTCGTTTCTGGTCATGTTGATCGATATCGTTTTCAACGTCAACGAGATCGGCTCAAATAGAGTCAAGGCTATGCAATACGTGTCGTCGTTCATCGCCAGAGCCAAGAGTCTTtcaaaacagcagctggtgtTTGTGATTAAATATCTCACGTCGTGGTGCTCTGTTTTCGTAGCAGAGCGCGAAAATGAAATTTCTAACGGCCACGGCGGCATGGAACGGTTCAAGATCCTCTACTGCGTGTTTCAGGGCCTGCTGTACATCTTCTGTTTCCGCCacagagagctcaagaacgATAAGGACGAGTGGGAGCTGAATCTTGACAAATTCTTCAACAAACTTATTATCTCGGGCTTCAACCCACTCAAGTACTGCAACGAGACCGTTGTGCTGATTTTCGCGCGGCTTGCACAGCAGGTCGACCTCTGCTACTGTTTCTCGATCATCGAGCGCAACAAAAGAGAGAGACTCAACGGAATCAAAAATATGCAGGCCGGCTCCGTTTTCGAGAGCAAGCAAGAATTTCTCGACCTCGAAGCTTACTTCCCGTTTGACCCGCTTATTCTCAAACGCTCTAAGGAGCTTGTTGAGGAGCATTATGTTGAATGGGAAAGCATAGACGACAGCGAAAGTGAATAA
- a CDS encoding alpha 1,6-mannosyltransferase, with amino-acid sequence MLKVQVVLLVSAGLLVGSLLTLLHPKVEIVKDRNLYQEAYLQSPEYLNNTPYSIGSNPFDADVTTRRIMEAFPYVANYSEPIEKNILQMWKVGPEDPDFPYRPEFDSWTEMNPGYNHVHYTNAKLGEYVLGVFNETVPEVAETLKQFPKLILESDFTRYAWIFLNGGVYADLDTECTEPIDNWPDAHDRSIHALIAMESDYNIPEWDEMNTGRLQFENWGFKFKKHHPALARTIANVVKLTFNQQACRKFEDKFKHMGLDSCHPLGVIEWTGPGVFTQSMVDFFNKEQKLEIRDFDFYRTKKEIFGPDTNDFVSYRTFTGIESPLILNDVCVLPPRGFQCQDEMIGKYCYMKHKYYGGWKNE; translated from the coding sequence ATGTTGAAGGTCCAGGTTGTGTTGCTGGTCAGTGCTGGCCTGCTAGTCGGGTCTTTACTGACGCTGCTGCATCCCAAGGTCGAGATCGTGAAGGACAGAAATTTGTACCAGGAGGCTTATCTGCAGAGTCCTGAGTATCTGAACAACACACCGTACTCCATCGGGTCGAATCCTTTCGACGCGGACGTGACCACGAGACGAATCATGGAGGCGTTCCCGTATGTTGCCAACTATAGCGAGCCTATAGAGAAGAACATTCTGCAGATGTGGAAGGTGGGTCCTGAAGACCCAGACTTCCCCTACAGACCGGAGTTTGACAGCTGGACAGAGATGAATCCGGGCTATAACCACGTGCACTACACCAACGCGAAGCTTGGCGAGTACGTGCTGGGTGTGTTCAACGAAACGGTGCCGGAAGTGGCCGAGACATTGAAGCAATTTCCCAAGCTAATTTTGGAGTCTGACTTCACGCGATATGCctggatcttcttgaacgGGGGAGTGTATGCGGATTTGGACACAGAGTGCACGGAGCCGATTGACAACTGGCCCGACGCGCACGACAGGTCCATCCATGCTCTGATCGCCATGGAGAGCGACTATAACATCCCCGAATGGGACGAGATGAACACTGGCCGGCTGCAGTTTGAGAACTGGGGcttcaaattcaaaaaacaCCATCCGGCGCTGGCAAGGACCATTGCCAACGTTGTCAAGCTGACATTCAATCAGCAGGCGTGCCGCAAATTCGAGGATAAGTTCAAGCACATGGGACTGGATAGTTGCCATCCGCTTGGGGTGATTGAGTGGACCGGTCCCGGCGTGTTCACACAGTCGATGGTGgacttcttcaacaaggagcAGAAGTTGGAGATCAGGGACTTTGATTTCTACCGAACGAAAAAGGAGATTTTTGGGCCAGACACAAACGACTTTGTGAGCTATAGAACGTTCACGGGAATCGAGTCGCCGCTTATTCTGAACGACGTGTGCGTTCTGCCGCCTCGCGGCTTCCAATGCCAGGACGAGATGATCGGTAAGTACTGCTACATGAAGCACAAGTATTACGGAGGATGGAAAAATGAGTGA
- a CDS encoding putative glycosyltransferase HOC1 has product MFVAKPLVLSVISFVLIVLVPSQYFKAAPKPVDLLASTEHKLLLHHPFSDGAAERTIWQFWERGELVPENLKPFVNRWRDVNGPDYAHRFLGTLAVRKRVEVCFENEPEVLRALDLLPHEKLQHEFLKYLLIYCEGGLYADIDTDIFKPVRHWFEPRVLDTQLLVGVQTDHNAENWAELYNRRLTFGTHIFMAKKHHPFLAKLIGRIVDYVQKNKAKIKAANWEDRLSALDAASEPVASFTGPSMFTDVLFEYLNSQDWKLVSSVFKEEHAYLFPNEASATKKDSVGRIEKHDMPVHGPEVPKKSKFSYKTFSMAVGPIQINSTVILPPISFNGLLDLNDATGGLQYDNDNSISRGYASLYYARKLNEI; this is encoded by the coding sequence atGTTTGTGGCCAAGCCGCTAGTTTTGTCTGTGATATCGTTTGTGCTCATCGTGCTGGTGCCGTCCCAGTACTTCAAGGCCGCCCCGAAGCCCGTCGATCTGCTGGCTTCCACAGAGCACAAGCTGCTACTGCACCACCCATTTTCTGATGGGGCCGCGGAGCGGACCATCTGGCAGTTTTGGGAACGTGGCGAGCTTGTTCCTGAAAACCTGAAGCCATTTGTCAATCGCTGGCGAGACGTCAACGGCCCGGACTATGCGCACCGATTTCTTGGTACGCTTGCCGTAAGAAAAAGGGTTGAAGTATGTTTCGAAAATGAACCGGAGGTGCTCCGGGcgctggacctgctgcCCCACGAAAAACTCCAGCACGAGTTTCTCAAATACCTCTTGATCTACTGCGAGGGCGGTCTCTACGCAGATATCGACACAGACATCTTCAAGCCGGTCAGACACTGGTTCGAGCCCAGGGTGCTCGACACCCAGCTGCTGGTCGGTGTCCAGACAGATCATAACGCCGAAAACTGGGCCGAGCTCTACAACAGACGGCTCACGTTTGGCACGCACATTTTCATGGCGAAAAAACACCATCCATTCCTGGCAAAGCTGATCGGCCGGATCGTCGACTATGTGCAGAAAAATAAGGCTAAAATAAAGGCGGCCAACTGGGAAGACCGACTGTCTGCTTTGGACGCCGCTTCTGAGCCCGTCGCCTCGTTCACCGGCCCATCCATGTTTACAGACGTTCTGTTTGAATATCTAAATTCACAGGACTGGAAGCTTGTGTCCTCTGTCTTCAAGGAGGAACACGCGTACCTATTCCCAAACGAGGCGTCTGCTACGAAAAAGGACAGCGTTGGCCGCATCGAAAAGCACGACATGCCGGTCCACGGGCCTGAGGTGCCGAAGAAGTCGAAATTCTCGTACAAAACCTTCTCCATGGCTGTGGGGCCTATTCAAATCAACTCGACCGTGATCCTGCCCCCAATCTCGTTCAACGGCCTGCTGGACCTCAACGATGCTACCGGTGGTCTCCAATACGACAACGATAACTCCATCTCCAGGGGCTATGCCTCCCTGTACTATGCGAGAAAGCTAAATGAAATATAA
- a CDS encoding Peroxisomal membrane protein PEX12: MDFYSNLDSRSLDRNTPTLFEVISAKELENLLSPSIRFVLVHYANRYPRYLIRILNHFDELNLAIRGLVEYSFLRNWNSTFIEKFYGLKRCNQLDLTLETAATGQLTKYETLKRLRGSQVGVSLAEVVLVPFLKEKLDLLYDSLLPEYLMQRLKPDESKKDLAKYWFLKLYPAISTILKLINIVFKVLYLSGKFKSTSLLQYLFRIQYSRLNQFDYKLAEDRTAAYLQGVSTEPKSSRIRPISLSESVVAAYSQVAYPLKKSLLFGSESVLPVSIFLLKFLEWWNTSDVKKNFKTDTVTERTPQVPPLLNNEVAASRKMRSKLVTKSPNCPLCQEEIHNPAVIETGYVFCYKCIYTFLREGDENGGKCPITGKRLVGCKYSQSAKEWKVTNIRRLMI, translated from the coding sequence TCAgcgccaaggagctggaaaacctGCTTTCTCCAAGTATCCGGTTTGTTCTGGTCCATTACGCCAACAGATACCCCCGCTATCTTATCAGGATCCTGAACCACTTCGATGAGCTGAATCTTGCGATCAGAGGTTTGGTGGAGTACTCCTTTCTGCGCAATTGGAACTCTACATTTATTGAGAAGTTTTACGGGCTCAAAAGGTGCAATCAGCTGGACCTAACACTCGAAACCGCCGCTACGGGACAGCTGACTAAATACGAAACTTTGAAACGGCTCAGAGGGAGCCAGGTGGGTGTCTCGCTCGCTGAGGTTGTTTTGGTCCCGTTcttgaaggagaagcttgatCTGCTGTACGACAGCTTGTTGCCGGAATATCTCATGCAGAGACTGAAGCCTGACGAGAGCAAGAAGGATCTGGCCAAATACTGGTTTCTCAAGCTGTATCCTGCGATTTCAACGATATTAAAGCTGATCAATATCGTGTTCAAAGTGTTGTATTTATCGGGCAAGTTCAAGTCCACGAGCCTGCTCCAATACCTGTTCAGAATCCAGTACTCCAGGCTCAACCAGTTCGACTACAAGCTGGCGGAGGACCGCACAGCGGCGTACCTCCAAGGTGTGTCCACAGAGCCTAAATCCAGTCGCATAAGGCCGATCTCGCTCTCAGAGTCGGTGGTTGCCGCTTACTCGCAAGTGGCATATCCGCTCAAAAAGTCGCTTCTATTTGGCTCCGAGTCTGTTCTGCCCGTGTCGATTTTCCTGCTCAAATTCCTCGAGTGGTGGAACACGTCCGACGTAAAAAAGAATTTCAAGACAGACACCGTCACCGAAAGAACGCCACAGGTGCCGccgctgctgaacaacGAGGTGGCCGCTTCGCGCAAGATGCGCAGCAAACTGGTCACCAAATCGCCAAATTGCCCGCTCTGCCAGGAGGAAATCCACAACCCGGCAGTGATCGAGACAGGCTACGTTTTCTGCTACAAATGCATCTACACGTTTCTGCGCGAGGGCGATGAAAATGGGGGCAAGTGCCCGATAACGGGCAAACGCCTGGTTGGTTGCAAGTACAGCCAGTCGGCGAAAGAGTGGAAGGTGACGAACATAAGAAGATTAATGATATAA
- a CDS encoding Mannosyl-oligosaccharide 1,2-alpha-mannosidase: protein MGKQPLGWIIVDSLDTLMLMKCDEELREARSWVKHELDYDFDYNVNTFETTIRMLGGLLSAHYLSEDDVYLEQAARLGNKLLGAFGSKKGIPYASVNLKSGKGIPSHVDRGASSTAEATSVQLEFKYLAQLTGEELYWRAAEQVMKSLDEADPTDGLVPIYIQPETAKFQGNLIRLGSRGDSYYEYLLKQYLQTREPVYLEMYLETVAGIRKHLVRYSKPNNLMFIGELERGIGGPLSTKMDHLVCFAGGMFAMGATEGLDYETARRLSTWTDEKEQQMTMAKELTHTCYRMYHDVPATGLAPEIVVFKQDANSDKDFYIKPADKHNLQRPETVESLYYLYKITGDIKYREWGWEIFENFVKHTKVTSGGKDSKPRYTSLDDVTVSPPKMRDNMESFWLSETLKYLYLLFDDETDPKWDLENMVLNTEAHPFPRYAKAPFATGWRRQGKLESLEPEKKETPAQEVELGNADTDLDVSEAKLKASRDNEAVAEALKQKGELPVAKQPVAKPLNEQVDSVKEELVKQGDV, encoded by the coding sequence ATGGGAAAACAGCCTCTGGGGTGGATAATTGTGGACTCGCTGGACACGCTGATGCTGATGAAGTGCGACGAGGAGCTACGCGAGGCCCGCTCGTGGGTCAAACACGAGCTCGATTACGATTTTGACTACAACGTCAACACCTTCGAGACCACCATCAGAATGCTAGGTGGCCTATTGTCGGCCCACTACCtcagcgaggacgacgtgTATCTGGAGCAGGCTGCGCGGCTGGGAAATAAGCTGCTTGGTGCGTTTGGCTCGAAGAAGGGCATTCCGTACGCATCGGTCAACCTCAAGTCCGGCAAGGGCATCCCCAGCCACGTCGACAGGGGAGCCAGCTCTACGGCAGAGGCCACGAGCGTGCAATTGGAGTTTAAGTACCTGGCACAATTGACCGGCGAGGAATTGTACTGGCGTGCAGCCGAACAGGTCATGAAGTCATTGGACGAGGCGGACCCAACAGACGGTCTGGTGCCGATCTACATccagccagaaacagcaaAATTCCAGGGCAACTTGATCAGACTTGGTTCCCGCGGCGACTCCTACTACGAGTATCTTCTCAAACAGTACTTGCAGACTAGAGAACCAGTGTATCTCGAAATGTATCTCGAGACGGTTGCCGGTATCCGCAAACACCTTGTGCGCTACTCGAAGCCAAATAATTTGATGTTTATAGGAGAGCTGGAGCGCGGCATTGGTGGCCCGCTGAGCACCAAAATGGACCATCTGGTCTGTTTTGCCGGAGGTATGTTTGCTATGGGTGCCACCGAGGGACTTGACTACGAAACAGCAAGAAGACTGTCAACCTGGACcgacgaaaaagaacagCAGATGACcatggccaaggagctcaCACACACGTGTTACAGAATGTACCACGACGTGCCTGCCACGGGGCTTGCGCCGGAGATTGTGGTTTTCAAACAGGATGCAAATAGCGACAAGGACTTCTACATCAAGCCTGCAGACAAACACAACCTCCAGCGTCCAGAAACCGTCGAGTCGCTTTATTACTTATACAAAATCACCGGCGACATTAAATACAGGGAATGGGGCTGGGAGATTTTCGAAAATTTTGTCAAGCACACCAAGGTGACGTCCGGGGGCAAGGACAGCAAGCCAAGATACACAAGTCTGGACGACGTAACAGTGAGCCCGCCAAAAATGCGTGACAATATGGAATCATTCTGGCTCAGCGAGACCTTGAAGTACCTGTATTTGTTGTTTGACGATGAGACCGATCCTAAATGGGATCTGGAGAACATGGTTCTCAACACCGAGGCACATCCGTTCCCACGGTATGCCAAGGCGCCATTTGCCACTGGATGGAGACGGCAGGGGAAGCTTGAGAGCTTGGAGCcggagaagaaggagactCCGGCGCAGGAGGTGGAACTTGGCAACGCGGACACAGACCTTGATGTTTCGGAGGCGAAACTCAAAGCTTCCCGCGACAATGAGGCCGTGGCCGAGGCTCTCAAGCAGAAAGGAGAGTTGCCCGTTGCAAAACAGCCGGTGGCCAAGCCGTTGAACGAACAAGTCGACAGTGTGAAGGAAGAGCTTGTGAAACAGGGCGATGTGTAG